GGACGAGCGATCTCCACAGAAAATCCCCAACGGACAAGTACTGCAGATTCAGTTTTGGCAACGCCAGGGGGTGAGATCCGTCGTAGTTGTCCGTCCTCATAATGTTGTTCTCAAACAATGAGTGCTCGGTAGGGACCAGACTCATGTCCCGAGCAACCTCTTGGAAAGTTTTCCGCCGTTCGAAGGTCGAGAGCAGCGTCTCGATGAGAAACTTGCGGTCAATGCTCAAGCCTACGGACTCGGGATACGAGGTTCGAAGACGAAGCAATGCCGCCAGCTCCACGACCTCTTCGTCGGTAAGGGGTTCCAAGAGCCCGGAAAGCTCGTCTCTCTTGTCAATGGAGCCATAATTTGACAGCGCCAAGACTGTCAGTTTGTCTTTGAAGTGCTTCAATGATGTCTTCTGGAGTCTTGATAGGTTTGCGCAATGTCTATCGTAGGCTTCGGTGCGACTCAACTGGGCGCCCGTCTGGTCGTCGATTGTGAAAAATGTATAGTGTCGAAGGAGCGCATTGAGATCGCGCAAGAGAGTGTTTTCCTCTTCATTAAACACGGGGGACAGGCGCATGGCAGGCAACACATGAAGATCGTGCAGAAGAGTGTTAACGTATCTTCGAGTCGGGAGTTGGCTCTGCAGGTCCGTCAAGAACTCAACGAGGCGCTCGCAATAGAGAACTTGGTCTGATTCGAATCAGTAAATGTCGGCGCGAAACGCTGGGGTCCTCCTTACCTGGCTTTGCGTTTTGCGTGTAAATCAATTTGAGGAAATGTAGGACCAAGGTGTACAACCATGATCGGTCAAACCGCAGCTTCGCTTTCGTAGCATCGTCGGCAGCATCGTACCTCTTTCCAGCAGCTCGCCATGCCTTTTTCACATGCGTGTTCTGTTCAAGTTTCTCCTCACGCAATTCCTCTGTTGAAAGACTGTGCCATATGGCAATGGAGACCAACGGCGCACATTCCTTCCTCACAATCGCACAGTCCAGGCTTTGGAAGGCTGATATCAGGAAGGACAGCAGGTGTGTCCGGATCGTGGGCGACAGCGTTGGGTCGAGCGTCATGGACAAAACTCGGCGAAACAGGCTCGAAAATTCGTCAGGGCGGTCCTCGAATATGCTCCATGCCTCGAGTTGCTCGCGCCGTTTCGCATTCACAAGTAGTACCACCAGCAAGACGTGATGGTTGGAAGAGTCGTCCGTATAGCCAGGCCAAAGATAGCTGCGGGACCGTCCTAGTCAGCAAAGTGCCAGAGTTCCGAATGGAACGATCATACCTTTCCAGGGTTTGCAAACTTTCCAAGGTCAAGATAGACTTATATGGGAATCCATCGCGCTCTAAGACGTCCCAAATCTCGTGCTTGAGAACGTCATTCTTCACTTTGACCTTGACTGCCCTTTTGCTTTTGGTTGTCTTGAGCCAGTGCTTCTTTGCCAGTTGAGCAAATGCGCTCTCCCCCTCGATATCGGCAACTGTCGGGCGGTCGCTTGTGGCCTTCGTTTGGGATCGAGTTGACGGCGCAGACTGAGCATCGCCGctcttcttctgcctctTGGCCGTGGGCATGCTGGGCACTCTAGTTTGGGACAGTATATGGCGCCGGTGTTCGCGGTCGCATACCGGGTAGGTAAAAATGCGGGTGGGTGTCGATTTGTTTCGCTGGGCTTGGTGCGCAGGCGCGCAATTGTTGACAGTGACGAAATGCTGCAAGCTCAAAAATTTCAGCCTTGCAAATCGGGCAATTCACACAGTCCTGTTTCCACGCCTCTGCGCGACAGCGACGCGGTCGTTCCCCCAGTGTTGGCTTGCTGAGGTAACTTCTGGCTGGACCTTAGCTTGGATAGGGAGGTACTTAGCGGTAGTGGCTGCTAAGCAAACAGCGGTGGTGCGCCACTATGGGATGACTTACAGGGACTTCGAAATGCTTACTATAGCTCAGTGCCCCCTACCGCAGGTGGTAGATCCACTGGACCTGGAACCGTTTTCGATTTCGTGTTTGCTGCGATACGTACCTTATTTGATTCAACTGCAGCTTGAGCAGGCTGAACAAACCTCCAGCCTTGCGCATCGCTAACATCACGACCCTGACAATCAAACCCCTCGACTTCTGAATTCCGAAGCACACTCGAAGTGTCAACTCCCAAAATCACTCGGCTCATGGCATATTGGGCTACACCCGTTTCGCTTCCACCTGCCCAGGCGCAACAACTTCAAGAAATCGCAAGATGCCGGCCGCTGTCACATCCGATCGGCATCAGATGCCTGGGGTAATCGCGTttgccgagctgctcgacgacctctTGGCTCGCTCAATGGAAGTCAAATCTACCCCCACGATCGAGCCCGCATTACAGAAGATAGACTTCGGCGATCTGGACGATCAACTTGCACGCGTTCTCACGACACCAGAGCAGCAAAATGGAACCGAAATCGCGACACAGAACAAGGCTCAGCAGTTTGCAACCATTGAGACTGCAGTGCGGAACATGTTCAGCAACTTGATTGTACGTCGAAATCACCGATCGGATCGTGGACAATCCTCCAACTGATGATCAACCCGCACCTTTAGGCCACCACATCCATCGAGTCCCCGGATTTCGTCAAGGTCTGGAACCTGTTCGACCTCCTCACCATCCTCTCCGATGACGAAAAGTGCGACCCGGCCCTCCTTTTTTGGCTGGTGGAAGAGCTCTTAGACAGCCAGACAATCGCTGGATGCCGCAAGATTTTCGATTTCCTCGAATCAAGACGCGAAAGAATAACCGTTAAGCACTTTAAGCAAAAGCAGTTGGTCATTCTGCGCAGTTGTAACGAACTGCTGCGACGCCTGTCTCGTGCTGAGGATACGGCGTTTTGCGGTCGGGTTTTCATCTTCATGTTTCAGAGCTTTCCCTTGGGTGACAAGAGCTCTGTCAACTTGCGAGGAGAATACCACGTCGAGAACGTCACCGTATTCGACGACACAGGCGTCAAGACAGACGAATCGACAGAGCAGATGGATATAGACAGCCAGAATGGTGTCAAAGACGGCGAAGTGAAGTCTCAGGCAAAGGCCGTTTCATTCGATGCGAAGCAACCGACACAGCCTGATCAACCGCTTAACCCTGATGCACTGTATCCTCAGTTTTGGTCACTCCAGGAGACTTTTAGTCAGCCCAAGAAGCTATTCGATCCTTCCCACTTGGCGAACTTCAAACGTGGGCTTGAAGCAACCATGACTTCTTTCCGGGCCATACAGAACGAACAAGGTCAGAGACCACCCAAAGCAGTTGATGAGGCACAGAGAGGTCTAAAGAGGAAACGAGACGATGTGGAAGGAAGTGACCTGGCAAATTCCTACAATCCCAAATACCTCACCAGCCGGGATCTCTTTGAGCTTGAAGTAGGTAATGCCACGCTCCACAAACTGGCTTCGACGcttactttttttttctttttcgtAGATGAGCGACATTTCCTTCCGCAGACACATACTTGTTCAAGCCTTGATCATCATGGacttccttctctctttaTCAAACAAGACGAAAGAAAAACTGGCTGGCAATGCCCAGAACAAATCGGTCATCTACCTTGGCCAGGTTCTGAGCGAAGAAGACGTATGTAATCACTTCGAATCTGCTGGGTTACAAACAGCGAGGCTAACAGATGATAAGACCAAGTGGGCTTCGGAGATGAAAAGGACGATTGTTGATAAATACCTCAAGCATGGCGTCGATGGCCCGTACTTCAGCCGCATGGTTGAGACGGTCCTCGCCAGGGACAAGAATTGGATCCGTTGGAAATCCGAGAACTGTCCGTCGATCGAGTTGCCGGCAGTGTCTCCTGATTTGTTCGTCGAGGCCAAAAAGGTTGCTCAACGTACGACAACGAAGAAGCGTCTGAGGGCCATGCCGATGGGCTCACTGCCACTTGGCTTCTTGGAAGACGGCGGTGACGAAACTGCGATgcagaagctcaaggccgaggaaAGATACAGTCTGCCAGAGCTTGAAATCTTTAAACGGAAGATTGCGGATGACGACTTCGAGATTGATATGCCGACAACCAACCAAACCAAGACCGCCGCGATTGAGAGCAAAGCCAGCAAAAGTTGGCGAGCCCTCCGGATAGCGAGCAAATCAAGGTTGGCCCTCTTTGACAAGATAGACGACCCAGAAAAGATCGACGCCGTGTTTGAAGAGCCGGTTGATGTTGACGAAGGTGAGGCTGCTGCGGAGGAAGAGGTAAACAATGACAATGTCCCCGAGGACAAGCGGCCAATCATCATATCAGGACCGCCCGGGGCCGGCAAAGCGACTATATTCGGTCTTCTCGCAGAGCGGCGTCCAGGCGCGTTCACGCGTGTGCCTCGGCATACCACAAGAAAGCCGCAAGAGGGTGAAGTCGAGGGCAAGGACTTCTATTTCGTCGAACCGCAAGCTTTCAATATGTTGAGGGACGGCGATGCGTTGTTGGAATTCACGACTATCGACAAGGTAGACTACGGCACGAGTCGCAAGGCCGTGGAGGCGGCTGTCGAGGGTGGGAAGGTCCCAATCATGTATATGGACGGCGAGGTAAGACTTACTTGAGTTTCCGTGACTGGTCTGCAACTGACAAGGGTACAGGCTATTCAACAAGCACGGGAACTTGGCTATTCGGCACGAACCATCCTCGTTTTGCCACCGAGTCTCGACATACTGGAGGAGCGTCTCAGGAAGGCAGAGaaggacgacgatgccgtgcAGGAGGCTCTCGCCCAAGCAGCTCCTTATTTTGAGGCCGATTCGAAGCTGAAAGAGGAATTCGATGTACTTCTTACCAATCAAGAGCTGGATGCTACCTTCAAGGCTTTTGAGGGACACGTATACGGCACTTCCGAGGCGACACTCACAAATGGCAAGCTGGAAGACGAGACGATGGAGGAAGCAGATGAGACCATGGTTGATGTGGCGAGCGAGGAACTACAGGCTTCACAGGCACCGCAGGCGTCGCAGGAAGCCCAAGAACCGCAGGAAAGTAAGGAGAACGAAGTGATTGCGGAATCCACGGAGCCTATGGAAGTAACACAGACCGAAGAGGCTGGTGAGACCAAAGGAACTCCGGAGGCATCTTAGTGTCATAGCCCAGGAGTGGAACGTGGGTGCACGCCGGCCCTCAGAGAGATCGAATCACACATAGCCACGTAAGGAATTGGTAGAGATGCTTGATACCCCGGATTTTACACTCCATTCCCCCTGATGTGGAGATAATCAGAGATGACCTACATTGACCATGTCGCTCTCATACTACTTACCACAAAATACAACACTTCGTCACTCACCAACCGACCGGGGAGTGAGGTTCATTCGCGTTCCGTTCCAAGCTGGTATCAATAGTATGTGTTTTAATTGTAAGCGGGAACGGGTGTCCACCCACTACGCTTGTCTCGACGCGCGAAGAGATACTGGTATAAATATATACGTACGTCGACTTTGCGTACAAGAGCTACATCAAGGGCATTGTCTACATACATCCACTGGGCTCCAGGCACCAATGACCCGAGCGATCCcacatcctcgccctcggaAGGACTGCTCTACGGTCCCTGGGTGACGGCAAAGATATTTCCCAGCATGCTTTTGAACGCCGGATtcctccaccccctccaCTCGCGATCCATGGCCCCCCACGTCTCGTCGAAATTGACAACCTTGTTCCGAACGTAATAGGTTCCCTGGATCGCCCACAGAGCCCAGTCCGCGTCATTCTCCTCAAGATATCCGACCAAGCACGTAAGATACGCGTGCTCCTCGGCCGATAGCCCGTTCTCCGGCCCGCCCGACATGGCGACGCCAAACTCGGACATGAACAGCGGGCCCGTGTACCCCTTGCCCTGTTCCAGCACGAACCCGAACAGCGCGCCGTACTGTGCCCTCTCGACACCGCAGTCGCCAAAATTGGGCGTCGTGACCGTGAAGCTGTAGCTGTGCGCCTCCCACACGTTCTTCCCCCGCCACGCGGCGGTGTCCAGACTCCGCGTCCGGAGAGGCGTGAAGTCCGTGGCCGAGTTGAgcccgccgatgacgacgagcaCGTCCGGGTTGGCCTCATGAACGGCCTTTGCGCCCCGCGCGATGTAGCCGTACCACTGGTCCGCCGCAAAGGGAATCTGCGTCCACGTTGCGCGGAGCTCGTTCCTGagcgagatggcggcgacgccgggtCTGGTTCTGGCCCAGAAGGAGACCTGCTGCAGGCCCGCGAGCCAGTCGCCCGTGTCAAAGAAGCGTGAGTTGGCGGCCCAGTAGAAGCGCGCGTCCTTCCACCACCCGTTaccgtcgtcgaggttgc
The genomic region above belongs to Colletotrichum higginsianum IMI 349063 chromosome 2, whole genome shotgun sequence and contains:
- a CDS encoding Cellulase translates to MRFIHSLSAMGLLFLPVLAQRPQLPLFSTSRWITDSSNKRVKLRCINWAGHMEVNLPEGLHKQSVEYIADWIKQEGFNCVRLTFSTDHALNPGIKVRDSFANGAKAAGVSEADLLRLYDMAVVRNPFLADPNVTQRDVFSRVIDVLWDRGVMTVLDNHVSRASWCCNLDDGNGWWKDARFYWAANSRFFDTGDWLAGLQQVSFWARTRPGVAAISLRNELRATWTQIPFAADQWYGYIARGAKAVHEANPDVLVVIGGLNSATDFTPLRTRSLDTAAWRGKNVWEAHSYSFTVTTPNFGDCGVERAQYGALFGFVLEQGKGYTGPLFMSEFGVAMSGGPENGLSAEEHAYLTCLVGYLEENDADWALWAIQGTYYVRNKVVNFDETWGAMDREWRGWRNPAFKSMLGNIFAVTQGP
- a CDS encoding guanylate kinase, translating into MPAAVTSDRHQMPGVIAFAELLDDLLARSMEVKSTPTIEPALQKIDFGDLDDQLARVLTTPEQQNGTEIATQNKAQQFATIETAVRNMFSNLIATTSIESPDFVKVWNLFDLLTILSDDEKCDPALLFWLVEELLDSQTIAGCRKIFDFLESRRERITVKHFKQKQLVILRSCNELLRRLSRAEDTAFCGRVFIFMFQSFPLGDKSSVNLRGEYHVENVTVFDDTGVKTDESTEQMDIDSQNGVKDGEVKSQAKAVSFDAKQPTQPDQPLNPDALYPQFWSLQETFSQPKKLFDPSHLANFKRGLEATMTSFRAIQNEQGQRPPKAVDEAQRGLKRKRDDVEGSDLANSYNPKYLTSRDLFELEMSDISFRRHILVQALIIMDFLLSLSNKTKEKLAGNAQNKSVIYLGQVLSEEDVCNHFESAGLQTARLTDDKTKWASEMKRTIVDKYLKHGVDGPYFSRMVETVLARDKNWIRWKSENCPSIELPAVSPDLFVEAKKVAQRTTTKKRLRAMPMGSLPLGFLEDGGDETAMQKLKAEERYSLPELEIFKRKIADDDFEIDMPTTNQTKTAAIESKASKSWRALRIASKSRLALFDKIDDPEKIDAVFEEPVDVDEGEAAAEEEVNNDNVPEDKRPIIISGPPGAGKATIFGLLAERRPGAFTRVPRHTTRKPQEGEVEGKDFYFVEPQAFNMLRDGDALLEFTTIDKVDYGTSRKAVEAAVEGGKVPIMYMDGEAIQQARELGYSARTILVLPPSLDILEERLRKAEKDDDAVQEALAQAAPYFEADSKLKEEFDVLLTNQELDATFKAFEGHVYGTSEATLTNGKLEDETMEEADETMVDVASEELQASQAPQASQEAQEPQESKENEVIAESTEPMEVTQTEEAGETKGTPEAS